The region AAGCTACGTTGATCACGATAGCGTAGATCGATAACATGATCACAAGGAGTGTCCAAATGCTGAGTCGTCTCAGCCTCAGGCAAGACCGGCAGTAGCGGCTGAAAATGGGATTCTTCCAGATTTGCAAAAAATCAAGCAGTTCACGGAAGCCTGCGGCGATGGTGCTCATGAGTGATTCTCCTCTGCGATCCGGGTAAGGATGTCTTCGAATGAATTGTGCTTTTCCTCTACCGAACGGAGTGCATAGCCACGCGCGACTAAGTCTGTGAGCAACTGAGCCTGATCATCGAGAGTCCCCGAGAAATCGCAGCTGAGGCGCATTTGGGTATCGTCTACATGGGAGACTCGTGGGTGCTCACGGAGCCAAGCAGCAGCATCTTGTGCCAGATGGGTGAAGCGGATATCCAGGCTCCGCTGGGTCGATTCGAAAGCATCTCGGATGTGCTCGGCGGTCCCTTGGATCAAGAGTTGCCCTTGGTTGAGGATGCAGAGCGATGTGCAGTATTCTGCCAGTTCGCTGAGGATATGGGAGCTCACGATCACCGTCGCCCCATCGGCCGCGATGCGCTTGAGGGTGTGCTTCAGATTGCGCCGCGACAGCGGGTCCAACCCGCTCGCGGGTTCATCCAAGATAAGGATCTCAGGTTGTTGCAGAATAGTTTTTGCAAACACAAGTCTTTGGGTCTGCCCTCGAGACAAGGCA is a window of Opitutales bacterium DNA encoding:
- a CDS encoding ABC transporter ATP-binding protein, which encodes MTTPAAIQIDELRVDYGDFTAVKDLSMEVARGEIFGFVGPNGAGKTSTLKVLSTLLYPTYGSVMIAGIDALEDSRAARQKIGYMPDLAPVPSDLFAWEFLDFYAQSYGVYGSKQHRREAVDQALEEVELTEQRKAKCNALSRGQTQRLVFAKTILQQPEILILDEPASGLDPLSRRNLKHTLKRIAADGATVIVSSHILSELAEYCTSLCILNQGQLLIQGTAEHIRDAFESTQRSLDIRFTHLAQDAAAWLREHPRVSHVDDTQMRLSCDFSGTLDDQAQLLTDLVARGYALRSVEEKHNSFEDILTRIAEENHS